The Myroides fluvii region TGTGGATGGAAAAGTAGTTGTAATCGAAGAAGTTTATGAGCCTGAGTACTTTAAAGACAAACGTTTAATGGTTTCTATCTTCATGTCTCCAATTAACGTACACGTTACGCGTTACGGGTTAAGCGGATTGATTAAATACAGTCAATATCACGCGGGAAAATACCTTGTAGCTTGGCATCCGAAGGCAAGTGAAGAAAACGAAAGAACGACAGTTGTCATCGAAAATCAAGTTTTTGGAGAGGTAATGTATCGCCAAATTGCAGGTGCATTAGCCAAACGCATTATAAATTATGCAAAACCAGGGATGCAAGCCATTCAAGGAACAGATGCTGGTTTTATTAAATTTGGATCTAGAGTAGATTTATATTTGCCGATTGGAACAAAAGTAGATGTGGTATTAAACCAAAAAGCTATTGGTAACAAAACGGTAATTGCAAAAAAACAATAATGAACGAGCAACTAGATAAAGACTTCTTAGAAGCCTATAACCGAATTTCAAAGGAAGCGAGAAATTTGGCACCCGATGTTATGCTGCGGATTTATGCGTATTACAAACAAGCAACCAATGGTTTGAGTCACCAAGACTTTGAACATATGTCGCATGATTTGAAAAAAGCGTTTAAATTCAATGCTTGGACTCAGGTCAGTCACCTATCCACTGAACAAGCGAAAACAGAGTACATCAAGCTAGCTCAATCTATTTTAAGCGAAGAATGAAAAACATCAAGTTGTTACACCTCGCATTTCTTTTTTTAGCCCTATCAGCGTCTTCTTGTGGCAAGCAAAATGACCGCATTGAAGTAGAGATTCCTAAAAGAGAAACATTTGTCGTAGAGAAGAAATCGGTTCTTGGGCAGGAAAAAGTAAAAACCAAACAAGGCCCTTTCGATATGCCCGCGCTTTCTTTTCAATATGAAGAGATCGAGGACTTGTTTAAACCCGAAGATCTAGCGCTTCACTATGGTGTAATTCACTTGGACTACGTAAATCGATTAAACACAGCTATTCACAATACACCTTATGTTACGGATAGCTTGGTGGGGATTCTAAACAAAGTTACACCCGCACAAATTGAGATAGCAAATTTAGCCGGCGCTTCTTATAATCACGATTTCTTTTGGCAGTCTATTAATAAAAATACAACAACGAGCCCTAATACAAGCTTATCTGCTTTGATAACTTCTAGCTTTGGCTCGTACAACAATTTAAAAGCTGAAATCACGCGAATCGCAGTAGAATTCGAAGGAGCTGGTT contains the following coding sequences:
- a CDS encoding superoxide dismutase, whose protein sequence is MKNIKLLHLAFLFLALSASSCGKQNDRIEVEIPKRETFVVEKKSVLGQEKVKTKQGPFDMPALSFQYEEIEDLFKPEDLALHYGVIHLDYVNRLNTAIHNTPYVTDSLVGILNKVTPAQIEIANLAGASYNHDFFWQSINKNTTTSPNTSLSALITSSFGSYNNLKAEITRIAVEFEGAGWLWLLVDHRNNLTLVTTDNNTNPITLRLGKPLLVIDLWEHAYLPLYKNDKEKYIKALLPHLNWEFANRRLENRER
- a CDS encoding acyl-CoA-binding protein; the encoded protein is MNEQLDKDFLEAYNRISKEARNLAPDVMLRIYAYYKQATNGLSHQDFEHMSHDLKKAFKFNAWTQVSHLSTEQAKTEYIKLAQSILSEE
- a CDS encoding phosphatidylserine decarboxylase family protein — encoded protein: MFHKEGTKIIFFSLVVAVIFIVVLDYVITIDWLRMTLSSIILALLILVLQFFRNPNRNITPNDHVIVAPVDGKVVVIEEVYEPEYFKDKRLMVSIFMSPINVHVTRYGLSGLIKYSQYHAGKYLVAWHPKASEENERTTVVIENQVFGEVMYRQIAGALAKRIINYAKPGMQAIQGTDAGFIKFGSRVDLYLPIGTKVDVVLNQKAIGNKTVIAKKQ